The Lolium rigidum isolate FL_2022 chromosome 1, APGP_CSIRO_Lrig_0.1, whole genome shotgun sequence region cgaataccattaccctctagatctataacattaagtaagaacttgatgttgcaacatgcatttgcatatcgaagtcaaacttcatgtatggatctagtcaaacaatgaaaatccaatagaaatccaagaagattcagctttgtgcttataatacacaccatcataagcctgaatatgattgttgagtaagacatctctaaacatcaggctgagatgtgtagtatataacaccacataatataggtttatatcgtgatacttagcacgaataagtggatttctactatttgtctcaacatttatcttaattgcacatttgcaaggagataaacttgaaacaaagtggcctgggatagttgaagttaacctaattttatttggaagtactaacaaaatagtataccatatatacgtgctattaaggactacttcacatgatatgtctaagtTCTAACATGGTTAATCTGAACACATAACTTTTAGaacatagctcctatacttccatgtGTTTTCTACCATGTGGCTAGGGTTCTGATgtgcttgacacagttcccatggttttggaacataattcttgcactattgtttaacaTCTGACTTCTTATcatactcctcctaagtatttatgatgttatacttcatcacataatgactctcaagtgaatcatatatgattactatctctaccatgtaagttgacatatattattccactcttccttatttcccatgattgacttatcatggtctatactactttatctaacttatatttatcacttactatcaaatgtttcacaagtttggatagataTTACTTACCCCTaacttgtcttggtatacatcttctagTAAGATACCTTCCTTATGTACTTATCTTAATCACTTATTATCACTCCTATGACAAGTTTGAATAACTCTTGCTTAACCATAATAAGTGTTGGTACacctcttccaataggatatcttccttatggttgtatcctctctttggactaccatgtattacataccaactgtgatctactcatctattgttttaaggacttagtggtatgctacatatttgggatttaactaactaactttggaaggataggtaagaaatgttgactcaagtgtgtcaggattattctcaagtgaatatccatctcaagtcatatgaagtatttggtttagcatagttgacttagctaatacaacttcctatagacactaccaatcctataggtctcctttaaagggttttaatcctagggtcaaagcatttgctctgataccaactcgtAGCCGACCCAAGCATACCActtcatggtgtagtatgcaagtctgatataacaccaatgaaacaccgttccactagtattatatcgctcggagtggtacaacagaaacatatgcgggtccaaggcatgtctatagaattagatacagactctgttacataagatcatcagagcctcctactttacaatgaggtaaaactgcaaataaactccagaagaacgactcgtagtctagtcttatcacgaactctatttgtagagtatttaactagctatagaggctttgaatagattctagctaaataggagctatgtttaggaagctagttcccttctatggctaatctaggttttctccttgttggatgtggtatctgactcctctggcagggtcctgtcccttgaagtagttattgactcctcggccttcgagttgcattgtagatcctccttcaatgcctccatatctaagcaggagatttaagagtgggatgagtacgagcgtactcaacaagttcattataggaaagaggtgtttaatgcactagctacggcattagaccagaaagtctaataccaatgcaggttttcataaccgtttcttcaagaggttgcttttattcagaagaactatgtccgtcagccttcaccggtttactagaacttcatggagttcctttccggcagcgttcgtagcttccaaaacccggaacagggagtgacagtcacgattcattacactcgcagaggtgtgttgctttacccataagagatcttaaccttggtgccaaccgggtgatcttcccgtccacacttcctttggtgtgaggcccggtataaggtcatagccaatcatattcctccgctacctcgcacacccaccctttgttgcataccccgaccctgggtcctcgccggtcctcttacaccaattaaggatggaccccgaccgcgacaacagcttctgggctctaccataaactccttcgccggtagctgcaacccatcatagaccgcattaccgtggggaattagaatgggatccccaccctccggttgttctcgcaagatacaactgctacggtaagcgcatccgttgatgtacaagaggtggaaatacgattgactattccgtcccactccgcatcttatggttaacacgggtattacggcacaagaatcaccggacgacatttgttgtttaatcctagatggatataaacccttgcaatggaacctccaccatatcaacacaatccatggttccattgcccaccacttagtcatattcatagttatgaaaatagtggttttgtttttcatgcgatagtgataaacatagtactttgcaagtaatttggtaaaaatactcaattgacatgagcaagcgatgaacttgcctttcttggctgcaagattatgcagacaaggtcttcgatacgcaataactccaaattctgaaatagcatcatcgtccggtaaggatgatgtttaaaagattggcaaggaggcaataatgcataagtatgagatgcagtcgctctaagcgtgacctaaccccgatgatttaggattagtgggatgatatgattggtttagggtttgttacacttttagagtgattcacaaacaagtttcttattcagggttgtgttgtttagaatcataagcaagtggtaacaaagatagtaacaatcatacacacccaaggaatagtagttgtataataagtaaagagcaagttgtcaatttttaagtcctatggtgtatggttgatgattacttgttatatactctaaaagaataactttggaagaacatgttctttaataaagaacaagtatgataattagggttgtggggtattatggtttactatggttctaattgggttctagagtaagtattagatggatcacaacatagttggattcatcaatagctagaacttgtaagggttgagctaagcctaagcatcttaagtaattaattatacatgggtgctatcaaggttggttatatcttactagtgatagatagttagggtttataggtcctattaggtatgtgtgatgatgattccttattttcttcaaaagaataacttttgaagaacatactccttaagcaataagaagtattacaattaaggtgaaGGTTGCCTAGGGTTTACCTTTgaattcactaagtaaagaatggttggttcctgaataggatgattcataattatctaatactagtaggttttagtggaacagggttatgtagtgcaaaataataggtatggttgctattagggttcatcacaatggtgtgatgctaagcatagataattaaggatgatggttttggtaatggaagctagggtttagacttggttgatcctacttgattatctaggtctgatgaaaatgaacacatgggataccaatttattagtgataggtcttctacattttatgtggacatgataagtatctagttgctactatggagctatgaatgaGTTTAAAGtattatgatcacatgttctatcctaggttttaggtttagaaacaaattaaggttcacatgaaatagtggacctagggtttctaaatgaattagggtttttagggttccacataaaatggtAAGGTTGTAATATCATCTAGTAAGGAATTTGGGttttcctaattaccatatagttcttaggttaataacttcattataaagttgaagttattaataactttgaaataaaatcaataatggatttaacattatatatattttttagaagacttaataaaatatgataaatactattagggtttagtgttttttTAATTAATAGTAGAAGTAAGgatcaattaggattttcataTGATTAAACACAACAAAAGCAATAATTGTTGTATTATATGGTATTTTAATACAAAGTAATATTTACTACTTTCTTGATGTGAAAAATAGAAATAAGGAAATTATATTTTTTTTAGTGTTCAGgtcttaatagtttaagatttaaaattggtCTTCTAAAATTTAGAGGAAAATTCATGTTATTGTTCTTTTAATTTTAAAGTGTttgttttatattatttttatagaGGTATTTTCTGATACTCACTTTTATTTATTGATTGTTATTTAATTAAATTTTTTTAATGGTAAACATTTCTtagggaaaagaaagaaaagaaaaatagtaaataaaaacagACCTAAGGCCTGGTGGATTGGCCCAATGGCCTGGTCCGACCGAGTCGGCCTGGTTGGGCTCGGTTCAAGACCACGACCCAACCCTCACTCTCGCTCACCTCTCACCCACGCACACACACGTCGACCCCCGCGTGACCCTCTGCTGGTTCTCCGATGTGCTTCTCCGGCGCCGCTCCGGCCAGCCGACGGACAACCCCGGCGCCGCTCCTCACAGGCTAGGTCTCGCCGCCCCCTCCTATTTCTCCTCCAGTAACTGCCTCTCACCGCGACGCCGTCGTCACCCACGCTCGCCCCCAAAgctccgccgagccgccgcctatgcccggccgccgccggccctctCCGGCTCCGGCGAGTTAGGGCTTTGGTCCGCCCCACCGAGCTCTATATTTCCCCCCAAAATTATCTGGACATCCCCGCCTCTCGTGCTCATGCCCACCTCCGGGAACCCTAGCTGCTGCCAGCCGATTcggccatcaccggcctcggTGAGCACTGCCGTTGCTCGAGGTGACGTCGTCACGATTGTCTCCGTGAGCTCCCCTTCGCTGCCACCTGGTCTGATGCTCACGCGTCACATTCGCCTCCTTGCTGCAACCCTTGCGGTTACCAGGTTGCTGGCatgactcctcctccttcgcctccgatTTCTTCCCCGTGATGCACGCACCTCCTCCTCGAGCGCCTTATACACCAGCTTGAGTCCGCCCTGTCCGGCTACTCTGGTTCATGAGGTGGTTGAGTACTGGCGGTGTGGTGATGGCGCTGGTGTGGTGTGGTTGATGTATGGTTGGGCTGGTCGTGGGACGGTGTCGGTGATGTACTGCTCGCGATGGTGGTGATCTGGTGATGTGGTGCTACGGTGACGACTACTTCATCCTCGACGCCGGTTGGATGGTGTCGCGAACGCAACCCCGACATCGATCTTGTCTGCACCTCTACAACATGGTGAGCTAACTTCTCCACTTCTCTGCCTATGGTCATATGCTACACTATCCTGCTTGGTGTATATGTGCCCCAAAAGTGTTATAGTGGAACTAAATATTGTGGCTAGCTTTCCTGGTGGCTTCTGCTATTTTACTGTTATTGTCAAAACTGAATGTTAAATTCAGTTGAGGTGGTATAATGTTATGCCTCTATTTGGATGATTAATCATCTAGGCATGAGTGGCTGGTTGTATTACTTTTACTGATGAAACTGAATATACTCTACAACATGCACTATTGACTTGATGCTTGGTTTGGGGTTTGACTATGATAAATTGATGCCCCATTTAATTCATGGTTGAATTTAAGCAATGAATTAGAAGTACTATTGCTGGAGGATTTATTTGGTGGATTTTTGGTGAACTTATGGTTTGCTTATGATGCTCTGATTGATGGGAATGCTTACTGGATAATGTGCACACATGACTAGACCTTGTGGTTATGTGGATGGCTTGCTTATACTTAAGCTGATGATTTTGTAGCTTGATTTATTGTCTTTTCTTCTTCTGCATAAGTGCTCATGTGCTTCTTACCAACCTATCTACCCTGTGGTGCCTCAATGAGTGTGCACAGGGTATGAATCTGTTAGAGTGAGACCTGGTGCTGTTGTGCTTGTGTAAAATAGGAAATAGACATTGATCATAGCTGTATGATCAAATGATGCAATCTGTCCAGCTCAAACTACTGATGTTGCTTGAGTTACTTTTAATGGACAGATATATGTTTGCGTTAaccgatgatgcaaaggctgaggcattgTTGGATAAAAAGAACAGATACTCATGTGCCTTAAGTTCTCTGTGATGAATTTGAATAGCACTTCTATTCAAGACTGAGAGAAAACAATCCTTCCAACCCTCCTAGATGATTTAGTGTGGTATACTTTTCTGGGAATAGATTTTGTATGCTCTTATCCTGAATAGGATGTATACCTGATTCCACCTCCTGGataaaatgtttatagatctgaaATACTTCTTGTTCTTGTTGCTCTTCCCCTCCTTGAGTTgagcctgctcctcctggctcctgctATGTCGCCACAATCGTGTTTCTTGTTCTAGTTTGGGTTTGATGATGAGCTACTACTACTCTGATTTGTTCTCAGATGGATATATGAGGTTTTGGATGAAGAATAGTTGCTTTTCCTGGGTGTTCTTAGACTGGTCGATGGGTGTGAGAAGAAATGTTGTGCTTAGCAACTGTTTGGGTCTGCAAGTAACTTGCTTTTATATGGTGGCCTGATGTTGCCTTTGGTTGACAACACATCCATGCGCATTCAGACCTGTGTGTGTGATGTGTGCTTGCTAGGCTGTCAATGCTGGCCTGGTTCGGCTCCCCTTGTGGATGAGCATGCCTGAGAAAAGATCTACCTCTATTCTAACCTTTAATCTTTGATCCTTTGCCAGTCGGCAATACCATTtgactttgttgtgcaggtttcccGGTTGAGAAGAAAAGGATGATCAAGACTTAGTTTAggcttttatttttccttttccgAACATTTAATTATATTTGTAATATTATTTTATTCATTTATAAAGACATTGTATtattgtgtgaatatcaataaagaaTTTTGTTTCCTTGTTGTATAATATCCTTATTCTTGAATTACTTGTCTTTATGAACCTTGTAATATTGGATGATGTAATTAAATGTTAAATACTTTATTTATTTTgagttttatattttgtttgattaaacatgttgtatgttatataatggtctagaattcaaattccaattccaaTTTCAATTTGAATTCTTATCGCTCATgtttgaattgaattcaaattgtgttccCCAAAAATCAAATagttcaacaaaggtcatgtcgaagtttATTGCACTCACGTCGAGTACTAACTCAATTCGTCGAGTACTAACTCAATTCCCCCGacgtaagagaaacctcgatcatctTGATGGGTTTAAGCAAAGATCACAATAAAGTTTATAGCGCtcaacttgatgatctacttcaattccagcaagtcaagtgaaactttagtTACTGTGACAACTTTTATATTATTTAAAagagcgaaaattccccggattttctatgcatgaatgcaatgcacatatttgttcctctatttttgtaaccccaaatcctaggATATTACAGTTGGCAAGGACATAATGGAGATTCAGTGCCATCAATTCTCATCTCCAGCGGCTGATGGTGGCCATATATGGGGCGTGGCACATCTGGAAGGAACGACCCATGCGTGTCTTTCAACAGACACATGTTGTTGAATGTAAGTCTTGAGAGTTTATTAAAGATGATCTATTGCTGCTCGGAACCTACTTGGATGAGAAGGCGCTGGGAGATCATCTGTTTGAGACAGGCGCTCAAACAGGCGCTGAGCCTGATGATGGTGAGTAGTTACATTAGCAGTCTGTTTTCTTGTTTGCAGTTTTTCTGCTCTTTGTCTTAGACCATCTTCTTCTCCCGGTTAATTGATTTGGCAGAACAACTACCGTGTTCCTTCAGAAAATAAAGGTTTATTGCACTAGGTGTGCCCTAAAATGCAACGCTGCGAAACAACATGGGGAAACCAAATTAAAGGTAAAATATGACCATGAGACTATACTAGAACGACCAGACAGGGCACACCAAAAAGTTCATTTCAACAATAACACAGACCAGCAAAGACCACCTACGTCTGATCATCAGTAGAAACAGTACCTGTTGACGCGTTGGTCAAACTAATCAAAAGTGCAACACCACTTACACCAGGAGCTAACAAACCCTAGCCGAACATCTCAACTACGAAACGAACTGATGGACGTCATATACTTCCTCCTTGCTACAATCACGTTACATTATATTATATTACCACAAAACAAATGGAAAGAACATCAACCGAAAATGTCTTCTGTTTTATCTAATATATGAGTCAAAGATCATGGTGTGTTTGGAGCCAGATCGCCAGCGGAGATGTGGGAGGACGTTATGTCTTCCTTGGCAGCCGTAGCTCCATTCCCTGGAGATGCCGGGGCAGCCCTCAGGGAGTCCCTCTTGCTGTCCTTCCCTCCAGACCTACCGTTGATCGAAAGTCTTCTACTCGGAGGAGTGCCATTTATGGAGGTGCCGTTGGCTTTTGGGCCAGGTAGCTTCTTTGCGGTTGCCGGTCTGTTGGGGCTTACTCGTGATCCAAATGGCCCTTCATGGTCAGTGCTCAGCTTCTGCTCGACATAGCGCTTTTGTTCCTGGGATGTGAATGCAGCAGACAGAATGCAGAATTAGCATTATGGAAACAGAGGTCAAAAGCATATGGATCATATAGAAATATGTATAACTAGGATGTGCCAACGTCATCCTAATGAACTGAACTCAAAGTGTAAAAATCAGATACTTTCATTGACAAATAGAGGGTATTCCAAACTGAGTGACCAGGGGCTTCCAGTTTTATGAGCAAGTAAAACTTACCTTCATTCTTTTCTTGTCTTCTTCTCTTTCCTCCCTTAGCATAACATACTCATCCAACATAGCCAGAAGCGGTACACCGTCGTACATAAAGGACAAACCCCGACTTTCTTCCCATGCCCTAGTCTTGGCCACCAGAGTTTCAACAAGTGCTAGCATGAAAGAATTCATTTTATTAGCAAGAAATAGAAGTACAGATGATAATGCATGGCCTAGAGAAAGCTCCTACTGAACATAAACTGATTCACAATGCATGAAAATGTACATAGTGGATGTTTCTGTTTGTATTTCAGACGAGTACCTGGAATCTTGCTGACAAGAATGCGAGCTTTTTCTGCACGTTTGAGGTTCAGATGGGCACCTCGGCTTGAGTTATATCTATTGTCATCCTGGAGAAGAATTGTAAATTTATGTGTGAGAACTGAGAAGCTACTACTTTAACCAGCAGAGCTGGGTTGCTAAAATAAACTATTAGCATACCCTGTTATAATCTTCAAGCCAGCTTTCTTCTTCACATGCAGACATCCATTTTTCAACTTTATCTAATATATCTTTTCTGCTCAATGCTTCTTCCTTTGCTTTTGCTATCTGACCTTCCATGTCAGCAATCAGTTCTGTCGGTTCTATGTTCCCTGCTTCAATCAGCGACAATAGTTTCAAATGGGCTGCGGCGGTGTCTATTACTGTGTGAGCACCGGCATATATATCTTCTAGCTCAGTTTGCTTCTTGAAAGCGATTTCTTTCATCTTGCTGTATTTTAGCTCGTCTAGCCTTTGAACTTCTGTCTCAGTCTGAATTGGAAGAAAAGTCAAATAAAGCAGAACATACCATTGATACCAGGGAGTAATTCTGCCAGATAATTTCCAACGTAAACTTACCTGTTCAATTAAATCAAGTGCAAGAGCTCCAGGAGCAGTCACTTCATCTACAGATGCTGATCTGTTGCAGGTGACATGATCAAACATGCTCCTTTCTTGCATGGGAGCATCCATGAGGTCCCAAAGATCATACAGTTGACCAGCAAGCTCTTGAAGCTGAGAACAGAAGATAAACCATTGATCAGATTGCTCATGTAATACAGCATGTGCTCCAGATTTTAAGATAGGATTATGAAATGTGTGGTTTTACCTTGCTTAGCCTCAGCTTTTTATCTTCGTGAAGTGTGGCTACTGTCTGATCAAGTTTGGACAATGTATCATCACTGATGCTCTTGCAGTTATCAGCAATGGAGTCGTCAAGACTGGAATGAACTTCAGTAACTGTGCTGAGAAAATCCATCCCCAAGACGGTACAGAGATCATGAACCATGCTAACATACTCAAGAACTTTTTCCAACCTATTGCTCTGCAAACCAATATTCAAGTTAGCCATGCAAAATAACCAATGaagcaacagaaataaataaaattatgggGACAAAGAGAATTCACTCTTTCATTATCGAAGGGACGATTGGGATAAGTACCTTCTCTTTCTCAAGCTCCTGGAGTTGGGACCGAAAATCTTCAAGCCTCTCAAGTGTCAAATCGTCCTCGTTGACCTGTGGTGTTGCCACCTGCTCACCGACCTCTGTGGTGCCAGCAATCTCACCGCATATCTGATCAATTTGTGACTGTACACTAACAAATTCTCTTACTCTCTCATTTTTCTTCTTGTTCAACTGCTCAAGAGTTGGTGCGATAGCAGCTAGCTGTTGCTTGATTGTCCCTGATGTCTTCTCAGGCTGCATTGCATCATAGTCCTCGAATTACTTCCAATggtaaagaaataaaacaatgcctCTAAACACTCAGAATGGGGTGCCAATTGACTTCTGATATATGACAATCAAATCTCATTAACATCAGAAAGAAAAGACTGCTTTTTCgttaaaaaaaatgaaagaaaaaaaactgCTGAGAATTGGTAATCTAGAAGGTCAGAAAAGCTTTCATAAGTTTCATTGAGTAAGAACTAATGTATTATGCATGTTGTATCATGCATTTACCCTGCGGAGGAACTATCTACTCCCATGCAATTAATAGGCAGTCATGACAGTATTGACTTACAGTTCTTGCTATAGCTTTTTCCCCCAGAGCAGAGAGAAGCCTGGCAAGCTCGATCTTGGAGTCGTCGAGTGCCTGGATAAGGAGATCCCTCGAGTTGGTTGCCTGGTCCACTTTCCTCTTGTAGACATCCAGGCACTCCTGGTCCAGCTGGTACAGGACCTTGTCACGGTCCTCGTCACTCTCGCCAACTTCATCCCACACAAGCTGCAGGTAGAAGATTTCAGAACAGAAGCATATACCATAAGCCAATGTGGAAAATAAAAGACATTGTTGCAGCTCAAGAAAAGTAGATGGCAACCACGCACCTGCAGCTTCTGCAGCAAGGATCCGCACGTAATGCCGCCAGCCATTCCAGAACAACCTGCGAGGAAGAAGCATGAGTTGAGAATAACTGCTGGTCATCTAGCTACAACTCTAGCACGAAATGCACTTGTGAAGCTGATGGCGTCATCGCTTGGTCAAACAAGGCAAACAGACCAAAACAATCCGAGTCAGGGCATGGGGAGGCACATAAATCTGGCAAGGAACGTATGTAGCGACACATAACAAGCAAATTTCCAAATTGGCAGCACCGTTGGAGTGCCAATAATCAAGCATAAAGCTGGACGGCCCTACTGAAGTAGAACATCTCCATCATGGCCACCAATAATAATTATATCTAGCTTTCAGGAGATCTCACTGACCAACAgccagcatttatttattcatttttttatttAAGCACAAACCTAGCGATGGCATCCGCAGAAACCCTAGCATCCCAACAGCAAAACATGTAGTACTAGTATAAAAATCTCACGCAGTTGACCGACCGACCGACCCCATCTAGGAGTAGCTAGCGGGAGCTCTTACGGAAGATCGCGATCTGAGCAGGCAGCTATCTCACTCGCGCACAAATCTACTGTCCAAACCAATCTCAGCATTCTGACCCCAGTGCGCAGCATCGAGTggagatccgccgccgccgcccaaaacCCACATCACACGCTAAACCCCGCCGCCATTGCGCCCCGCTCGGCCAGATCTCCGTCCGTCGGAGAATCCCACGGCGAAGGGGCAGGAGAAAAAGGACATAGCAAAGCAAGAAAGAGCTCTCACCAGATCACGCGGCCGGAGACGTTGGGGCCGGGCAGCGCGAGCCGCGACAGAGGGCGGCTGAATCGAAGCTCGCAGGGCTCACGAGGCTAGGCTCCTGGGTGCGCAGGAGGTCGCCGGcggtgaggaagaagaggcggaggagaGCAGTGGCAGTGGCGAGAGAGTGAGACTGACCGAGACTGGACCTCCGTGCTGCTGGGTGAGACGGGGCAGCGCAATTAATGGGGGTAGGTGGGTGGGGGGCGGCCCCGCCGCTGGATTAGACCGGTCGGCGGATCCGACGGCCCAGGTTTTCTACTGCGAGTGTCGGTGAAAAAAGGTAcgggatgagaataataatgtacTGTAC contains the following coding sequences:
- the LOC124676932 gene encoding 65-kDa microtubule-associated protein 1-like — its product is MAGGITCGSLLQKLQLVWDEVGESDEDRDKVLYQLDQECLDVYKRKVDQATNSRDLLIQALDDSKIELARLLSALGEKAIARTPEKTSGTIKQQLAAIAPTLEQLNKKKNERVREFVSVQSQIDQICGEIAGTTEVGEQVATPQVNEDDLTLERLEDFRSQLQELEKEKSNRLEKVLEYVSMVHDLCTVLGMDFLSTVTEVHSSLDDSIADNCKSISDDTLSKLDQTVATLHEDKKLRLSKLQELAGQLYDLWDLMDAPMQERSMFDHVTCNRSASVDEVTAPGALALDLIEQTETEVQRLDELKYSKMKEIAFKKQTELEDIYAGAHTVIDTAAAHLKLLSLIEAGNIEPTELIADMEGQIAKAKEEALSRKDILDKVEKWMSACEEESWLEDYNRDDNRYNSSRGAHLNLKRAEKARILVSKIPALVETLVAKTRAWEESRGLSFMYDGVPLLAMLDEYVMLREEREEDKKRMKEQKRYVEQKLSTDHEGPFGSRVSPNRPATAKKLPGPKANGTSINGTPPSRRLSINGRSGGKDSKRDSLRAAPASPGNGATAAKEDITSSHISAGDLAPNTP